In Candidatus Desulforudis audaxviator MP104C, a genomic segment contains:
- a CDS encoding uracil-DNA glycosylase, giving the protein MLELRSGQLSLEDLDGPQALEDLREMMSDCRECGLHAGRTNLVFGEGHPRARLMLIGEGPGAEEDRLGRPFVGAAGRLLDRILDAAGLARTEVYIANVVKCRPPGNRVPNREEAQACLRWLRKQFSLIGPPLVVILGSTALKNLIDPGASITAWRGQWIVRGRVRFMPTYHPAALLRDPGKKRDVWRDFQLIRDAYREIVPLKNDLS; this is encoded by the coding sequence GTGCTGGAATTGCGCTCCGGACAGCTGAGCCTGGAAGACCTTGATGGGCCACAGGCGCTGGAAGACCTGCGGGAAATGATGTCCGACTGCCGGGAGTGCGGCCTGCACGCGGGCCGGACAAACTTGGTATTCGGGGAAGGCCACCCCCGGGCGCGGCTGATGTTGATCGGCGAAGGGCCCGGGGCCGAGGAGGACCGCCTGGGGCGGCCCTTTGTCGGTGCCGCCGGCCGACTCCTGGACCGGATCCTGGACGCCGCCGGACTTGCGCGCACCGAGGTGTACATTGCCAACGTGGTCAAGTGCCGGCCTCCCGGCAACCGGGTGCCCAACCGGGAAGAGGCGCAAGCCTGCCTCCGTTGGCTCCGGAAGCAGTTTTCCCTGATCGGACCCCCGCTGGTGGTTATCCTGGGCAGTACCGCGCTGAAAAACCTGATCGATCCCGGAGCTTCCATCACGGCCTGGCGGGGGCAGTGGATTGTCCGGGGCCGCGTGCGTTTCATGCCCACCTACCATCCCGCGGCGCTCCTCCGGGACCCGGGCAAGAAACGCGACGTGTGGCGTGATTTCCAGCTGATC
- a CDS encoding CooT family nickel-binding protein, with protein MCEANAYLLTTDGEELILESVDRVVPHEDGLLLEDIFGRRKIINARIRELALVDHKIILERG; from the coding sequence ATGTGTGAAGCAAACGCATATCTTTTGACTACGGACGGCGAGGAACTGATCCTGGAATCGGTGGACCGGGTGGTGCCGCATGAGGACGGGCTCCTGCTGGAGGACATTTTCGGCCGGCGCAAGATTATCAACGCCCGGATTCGTGAACTGGCCCTGGTGGATCACAAGATCATCCTGGAGCGCGGGTAG